The Setaria italica strain Yugu1 chromosome IX, Setaria_italica_v2.0, whole genome shotgun sequence genome has a window encoding:
- the LOC111258432 gene encoding uncharacterized protein LOC111258432: MPHDSEALAVTSSISRICRLSLLEVFIGVGLRACVRKDECACVYVSVCVCTSPRSSREKKSEGFGGGYRWVIEAARRGGFGGGGGGGGVVSMALRSLCSLRNLAYHVDAQPFLAAAVISRIPGSRGLHNLAATQTAQSIRARAGYFLPGIVVQASMGLGSGARRFHSLRDLVIEHAHGSPAALIAAAFSVFAGISNMIDTDESDKARMDEDTEAEARTEEDPSMRTDAYLRYMQASKDMLREMASYNKALPGKNPIDEVALDQEGMKNDEAMRARFEDWMKQYGRTYQDEEEKARRFKIFKAVARFVDVTNAVADELEFHFCMGLNEFSDWNHEEFAGRCGTKHMSDDEYFSMIGVNEADKKAIKQKLQKQESKD; encoded by the exons aTGCCCCATGACAGCGAGGCGCTAgcggtgacttcatcaatctcgaggatttgccggctCAGTCTTTTGGAGGTGTtcataggggtagggttgcgtgcATGTGTTCGTAAAGacgagtgtgcgtgcgtgtatgtgagcgtctgcgTCTGTACT AGCCCTAGAAGttcgagggagaagaagagcgagggcttcggcggcggctacCGGTGGGTAATCGAGGCGGCGAGAAGAGGAggattcggcggcggcggcggcggtggcggagtggTTAGCATGGCTCTGCGGTCGCTGTGCTCTCTG AGGAACCTGGCGTACCATGTGGATGCCCAGCCctttctggcggcggcggtcattTCACGTATTCCGGGATCCCGTGGCCTTCACAACCTG GCGGCAACCCAGACGGCGCAGAGCATTCGTGCCCGGGCTGGTTACTTCTTGCCGGGGATCGTTGTCCAGGCGTCGATGGGGTTGGGGAGTGGAGCACGGCGTTTCCACAGCTTG AGGGATCTTGTGATCGAACATGCTCATGGCTCTCCTGCTGCTCTAATTGCTGCCGCTTTCTCTGTATTTGCCGGAATTTCGAATATGATTGATACAGATGAGTCAG ACAAAGCCAGGATGGATGAGGACACAGAAGCTGAAGCCAGGACGGAGGAGGACCCCTCCATGAGAACAGACGCGTACCTCCGTTACATGCAGGCTTCAAAAGACATGTTACGCGAGATGGCATCTTACAACAAAGCATTGCCCGGTAAGAATCCCATCGATGAGGTGGCTTTGGATCAGGAGGGCATGAAGAATGATGAAGCCATGAGAGCAAGGTTTGAGGACTGGATGAAGCAGTATGGCCGGACATACCaagacgaggaggagaaggcgaggCGGTTTAAAATATTTAAGGCTGTGGCAAGGTTCGTTGATGTCACTAATGCTGTGGCTGACGAATTAGAGTTTCATTTCTGTATGGGTCTTAATGAATTTTCGGACTGGAATCACGAAGAATTTGCTGGCCGGTGTGGCACTAAACATATGAGCGACGATGAGTATTTCAGCATGATTGGCGTCAATGAGGCTGATAAGAAGGCCATAAAGCAG AAGCTGCAGAAGCAGGAATCCAAAGATTGA